Proteins encoded together in one Ananas comosus cultivar F153 unplaced genomic scaffold, ASM154086v1, whole genome shotgun sequence window:
- the LOC109704133 gene encoding protein TWIN LOV 1-like, with protein MASSDDRSALAQSLTSGYSEWIAEALDELPECFLITDPAIPGHPIVFASRGFLAMERYAMDEVFGRNGRIFQVSAMERRSVMEIREAVREEWTVQISLLNYCRDGALHWILFHMCPVFEAAGSGRVVHFLAAQVPVPPRSRARSRSRWCGGATGMMLRACRNELQMDEDLGCSRAEESFVDEGLGCSHAEESFVEMRSGGIVSIS; from the exons ATGGCGAGCTCTGACGATCGATCGGCGCTCGCCCAATCCCTCACCTCGGGCTACTCAGAGTGGATCGCCGAGGCCCTCGACGAGCTCCCGGAGTGCTTCCTGATCACCGATCCCGCGATCCCCGGCCACCCCATCGTCTTCGCGAGCCGAGGGTTCCTCGCCATGGAGCGGTACGCCATGGACGAGGTCTTCGGCCGCAACGGTCGCATCTTCCAGGTCTCCGCCATGGAGCGACGATCCGTGATGGAGATCCGCGAGGCGGTGCGGGAGGAGTGGACGGTCCAGATCAGCCTCCTCAACTACTGCAGGGACGGGGCCCTGCATTGGATCCTGTTCCACATGTGCCCTGTGTTCGAGGCGGCGGGGAGCGGGCGCGTGGTCCACTTTTTGGCGGCCCAGGTGCCGGTCCCTCCGCGGTCTAGGGCGAGGTCGAGGTCGAGGTGGTGTGGGGGAGCGACGGGGATGATGTTGAGAGCGTGTCGGAATGAGCTGCAAATGGATGAGGATCTCGGGTGTAGTCGTGCAGAGGAGTCGTTTGTCGATGAGGGTCTGGGGTGTAGTCATGCAGAGGAGTCGTTTGTCGAAATGCGTAGCGGAG GAATTGTGTCAATTTCCTGA